A genomic stretch from Hymenobacter psoromatis includes:
- a CDS encoding alkylhydroperoxidase → MSLTTDFDDYRQRMNERVLAYDNKVIKRFFNLDTNAYQAGAVPVKVKEMLGLACSLVLRCDDCVKYHLGKCHEEGLSDDEIFEVFSIANLIGGSIVIPHFRRAVEYWEVLRAEAASGAPGAHPAATHPPHEH, encoded by the coding sequence GTGTCTCTCACCACCGATTTTGACGACTACCGCCAGCGCATGAATGAGCGCGTGCTGGCCTACGACAACAAGGTTATCAAGCGCTTTTTTAACCTCGACACCAATGCCTACCAAGCCGGCGCGGTGCCCGTGAAGGTGAAGGAAATGCTAGGCCTGGCCTGCTCGCTGGTGCTGCGCTGCGACGACTGCGTGAAGTATCACCTCGGCAAATGCCACGAGGAAGGCCTCTCCGACGACGAGATTTTCGAGGTGTTTTCCATTGCCAACCTCATTGGGGGTAGCATCGTGATTCCGCATTTCCGCCGGGCCGTGGAATACTGGGAAGTGCTGCGCGCCGAAGCTGCCTCCGGCGCACCCGGCGCGCACCCGGCCGCTACTCACCCGCCGCATGAGCACTAA
- a CDS encoding lipoyl synthase, with product MLTLPIIQAEPLAPPTPARPRKPDWLRVKLPIGPDYAAVRKLVDEHKLHTICESGNCPNMGECWGAGTATFMILGNVCTRSCSFCAVATGRPTELDLDEPRRVAEAISLMKVKHAVLTSVNRDELKDRGASVWRDTVVFTKELSPETTIETLIPDVKANWAALDVMISGGQEVISHNMETVGSLYRLVRPQGKYDRSLEQIRRTKLQGHRTKSGIMLGLGEKTDEVHQAMDDLVANGLDILTLGQYLQPTKRHLEVAEFIHPDTFAAYKEEGLRRGLKYVESGPLVRSSYHAERHVNVPI from the coding sequence CTGCTCACGCTTCCCATTATTCAGGCCGAGCCGCTGGCACCGCCTACCCCCGCCCGCCCGCGCAAGCCCGATTGGCTGCGCGTGAAGCTGCCCATCGGCCCCGATTACGCGGCCGTGCGCAAGCTGGTTGATGAGCACAAGCTGCATACTATCTGCGAGAGCGGCAACTGCCCCAACATGGGCGAGTGCTGGGGCGCGGGCACGGCCACGTTCATGATTCTGGGGAACGTGTGTACGCGCTCGTGCTCGTTTTGCGCCGTGGCCACCGGCCGCCCCACCGAGCTGGACCTCGACGAGCCGCGCCGCGTGGCCGAGGCCATCAGCCTCATGAAGGTGAAGCACGCCGTGCTCACCAGCGTGAACCGCGACGAGCTCAAAGACCGCGGGGCCAGCGTGTGGCGCGATACGGTGGTTTTCACCAAAGAATTAAGCCCCGAAACGACCATCGAAACGCTCATCCCCGACGTGAAAGCCAACTGGGCGGCGCTCGACGTGATGATTTCGGGCGGCCAGGAAGTGATTTCGCACAACATGGAAACCGTGGGCAGCCTCTACCGCCTCGTGCGCCCGCAGGGCAAGTACGACCGCAGCCTGGAGCAAATCCGGCGCACCAAGCTGCAAGGGCACCGCACCAAGTCGGGCATTATGCTGGGCCTGGGCGAAAAGACCGATGAAGTGCATCAGGCGATGGACGACCTCGTGGCCAACGGCCTCGACATTCTGACCCTCGGCCAGTACCTCCAGCCCACCAAGCGGCACCTCGAAGTGGCCGAGTTCATCCATCCCGACACCTTCGCTGCTTACAAGGAAGAAGGCCTGCGCCGTGGCCTGAAGTACGTGGAAAGCGGCCCGCTGGTGCGCAGCAGCTACCACGCCGAGCGCCACGTGAACGTGCCGATTTAG
- a CDS encoding glycine dehydrogenase (aminomethyl-transferring): MSFKFKPADVFETRHNAPNSASQQAMLHAVGAENMAQLIAETVPAAIRLPRALALPPALSERQFLKRFKQIAGQNKVYKSYIGLGYHDTTLPPVIQRNILENPGWYTAYTPYQAEIAQGRLEALINYQTLIIDLTGLPIANASLLDEATAAAEALHLLHSQTKKKNATKFFVSEQVLPQTIDVLRTRATPLGIELVIGDHRTADLSDEALFGVMVQYPGANGTIFDYQEFIAKAQANSLFVVMAADLLALTLLTSPGELGADICVGSSQRFGVPMGFGGPHAGFFSCKDQFKRVIPGRIIGQSIDAAGNKAYRMALQTREQHIRREKATSNICTAQVLLSVLAGMFAVYHGPKGIRQFAVNTHLFAQILEAELKALGVEQLNSHYFDTLSLRLESHEMQQAIKKEAEAAGINFRYYEENLVGISLHQNVEIEDVRDIVDIFAKVLGKEVATTAAPTAEADLTLTWPDHLQRTSEYLTHPVFNSHHAEHELLRYMKQLENKDLSLAHSMIPLGSCTMKLNATAEMIPVTWPEIGQLHPFAPADQTLGYQQIIKDLQAWLCEVTGFAAVSLQPNSGAQGEYAGLLAIRGYHEGRGEQHRTVALIPASAHGTNPASAVMAGMQVVVVKSTDDGNVDMDDLRAKIAQYADHLSCLMVTYPSTHGVYEETIIEICDLIHQAGGRVYMDGANMNAQVGLTSPAAIGADVCHLNLHKTFCIPHGGGGPGVGPIGVVADLEPYLPGHVVVPVEGRTSGAVSAAPWGSASILPISYAYISMMGGDGITRATEIAILNANYIKARLEAHYPVLYTGAHGRCAHEMILDCRHFKKAGIEVEDIAKRLMDYGFHAPTVSFPVAGTLMIEPTESESQKELDRFCEAMIAIRKEITEVEEGRADAKDNVLKHAPHTAATVLVHDWTRPYSREQAVYPLPYVRNAKFWPAVSRIDSAYGDRNLICSCTPMQEYADEQEQLVSADKGPSY; encoded by the coding sequence ATGTCGTTTAAATTCAAGCCCGCCGACGTGTTTGAAACCCGCCACAACGCCCCCAATAGCGCCAGCCAGCAAGCCATGCTGCACGCCGTCGGGGCCGAGAATATGGCCCAGCTTATCGCCGAAACGGTGCCCGCCGCCATTCGCCTGCCGCGGGCGCTGGCCCTGCCGCCCGCCCTCAGCGAGCGCCAGTTCCTGAAGCGCTTCAAGCAGATTGCCGGCCAGAACAAGGTGTATAAGAGCTACATCGGCCTCGGCTACCACGATACTACCCTACCCCCCGTTATCCAGCGCAACATCCTGGAAAACCCCGGCTGGTACACCGCCTACACGCCCTACCAGGCCGAAATTGCCCAGGGCCGCCTGGAGGCGCTCATCAATTATCAGACCCTGATAATTGACCTCACCGGCCTGCCCATCGCCAACGCCAGCCTGCTCGACGAGGCCACCGCCGCCGCCGAGGCGCTGCACCTGCTGCACTCGCAAACCAAAAAGAAAAACGCCACCAAGTTCTTCGTGTCGGAGCAGGTGTTGCCCCAAACCATCGACGTGCTGCGCACCCGCGCCACGCCGCTGGGCATTGAGCTGGTAATCGGCGACCACCGCACGGCCGACCTCTCCGATGAGGCGCTTTTCGGCGTGATGGTGCAGTATCCCGGTGCCAACGGGACGATTTTCGACTACCAAGAATTCATCGCTAAAGCCCAGGCCAACAGCCTGTTTGTGGTGATGGCCGCCGACCTGCTGGCCCTCACGCTGCTGACGTCGCCGGGCGAGCTGGGCGCGGATATCTGCGTGGGGTCGTCGCAGCGCTTTGGCGTGCCGATGGGCTTTGGCGGGCCGCACGCGGGCTTTTTCTCGTGCAAGGACCAGTTTAAGCGCGTCATTCCGGGCCGCATTATCGGGCAGAGCATCGACGCGGCTGGCAACAAGGCCTACCGCATGGCGCTGCAAACCCGCGAGCAGCACATTCGCCGCGAAAAAGCAACCTCGAACATCTGCACCGCGCAGGTGCTGTTGAGCGTGCTGGCCGGCATGTTTGCCGTGTACCACGGGCCGAAAGGCATCCGGCAGTTTGCGGTAAACACGCATTTATTTGCCCAAATCCTGGAAGCCGAACTGAAAGCGCTGGGCGTGGAGCAACTCAACAGCCACTACTTCGACACGCTGAGCCTGCGCCTGGAGAGCCATGAAATGCAGCAGGCCATCAAGAAAGAAGCGGAGGCCGCCGGCATCAACTTCCGCTACTACGAGGAAAACCTGGTGGGCATCAGCCTGCACCAGAACGTGGAAATAGAGGACGTGCGCGACATCGTGGACATCTTCGCCAAAGTGCTGGGTAAGGAAGTGGCGACGACCGCCGCCCCCACCGCCGAAGCCGACCTGACGCTGACCTGGCCCGACCACCTCCAGCGCACCAGCGAGTACCTCACGCACCCCGTCTTCAACTCGCACCATGCCGAGCACGAGTTGCTGCGCTACATGAAGCAGCTCGAAAACAAGGACTTGAGCCTCGCCCACAGCATGATCCCGCTGGGCTCGTGCACCATGAAGCTGAATGCCACCGCCGAGATGATACCCGTGACCTGGCCCGAAATCGGCCAGCTGCACCCCTTCGCCCCGGCCGACCAAACGCTGGGCTACCAGCAGATTATCAAGGACCTGCAAGCCTGGCTGTGCGAGGTAACCGGCTTCGCGGCCGTGAGCCTGCAGCCCAACTCGGGCGCGCAGGGCGAGTACGCCGGCCTGCTGGCCATCCGGGGCTACCACGAGGGTAGGGGCGAGCAGCACCGCACGGTGGCGCTCATTCCGGCCTCGGCCCACGGCACCAACCCCGCTTCGGCCGTGATGGCCGGCATGCAGGTAGTGGTGGTTAAAAGCACCGACGACGGCAACGTGGATATGGACGACCTGCGCGCCAAAATCGCGCAGTACGCTGACCACCTGAGCTGCCTCATGGTCACCTACCCCAGCACGCACGGCGTGTATGAGGAAACGATTATTGAAATCTGCGACCTCATTCACCAGGCCGGCGGCCGGGTGTACATGGATGGTGCCAACATGAATGCCCAGGTGGGCCTTACCTCGCCGGCCGCCATTGGCGCCGACGTGTGCCACCTCAACCTGCACAAAACCTTCTGCATTCCGCATGGCGGCGGCGGACCGGGGGTAGGCCCCATCGGCGTGGTAGCCGACCTGGAGCCCTACCTGCCCGGCCACGTGGTAGTGCCGGTAGAAGGCCGCACGAGCGGCGCCGTATCGGCCGCGCCGTGGGGCTCGGCCAGCATTTTGCCCATCAGCTACGCCTACATTTCGATGATGGGCGGCGACGGCATCACCCGCGCCACGGAGATTGCCATTCTGAACGCCAACTACATCAAGGCCCGGCTGGAGGCGCACTACCCGGTGCTCTACACCGGCGCGCACGGCCGCTGCGCCCACGAGATGATTCTCGATTGCCGCCACTTCAAAAAGGCTGGCATTGAGGTGGAAGACATTGCTAAGCGCTTGATGGACTACGGTTTCCACGCGCCTACGGTGAGCTTCCCGGTGGCCGGCACGCTCATGATTGAGCCGACGGAGAGCGAGAGCCAGAAGGAGCTGGACCGCTTCTGCGAGGCCATGATTGCCATTCGTAAGGAAATCACGGAAGTGGAAGAAGGCCGCGCCGACGCCAAAGACAACGTGCTGAAGCACGCGCCGCACACTGCCGCCACGGTGCTCGTGCACGACTGGACGCGCCCCTACTCGCGCGAGCAGGCCGTATATCCCCTACCCTACGTGCGCAACGCCAAGTTCTGGCCCGCCGTGAGCCGCATCGACTCGGCCTACGGCGACCGCAACCTCATTTGCTCATGCACCCCAATGCAGGAATACGCCGACGAGCAGGAGCAGCTGGTTTCGGCCGATAAAGGGCCTTCTTATTAG
- a CDS encoding exodeoxyribonuclease III, with product MKIISYNLNGLRSALSKGLLDWVAATRPDVLCVQEIKAGTTPLDVSGLAALGYHAYLHPARKPGYSGVATFSLTEPKAVVMGCGEPLYDDEGRVLRLDFEHVSVLNTYMPSGTSGPARQAFKVAWLHWFRAYVAGLRLDAAVPPLVIGGDFNCCQTAIDLHNPKANQHSPGYTPEERQWFGDLLADGYLDSFRHLHPDAPHHYSWWSYRAGSRARNVGWRLDHLLLDQALLPRLRGAGLWPDAVHSDHCPAWLEIGAGLS from the coding sequence ATGAAAATAATTTCTTATAACCTTAACGGCCTGCGCTCGGCCTTGAGCAAGGGGCTGCTCGACTGGGTGGCGGCCACCCGGCCCGACGTGCTGTGCGTGCAGGAGATAAAAGCCGGCACTACCCCCCTCGACGTGAGTGGCCTGGCTGCGCTGGGCTACCACGCCTACCTGCACCCCGCCCGCAAGCCGGGCTACAGCGGCGTGGCCACCTTCAGCCTGACCGAGCCCAAGGCCGTGGTAATGGGCTGCGGCGAGCCGCTGTATGATGACGAAGGCCGCGTGCTGCGGCTCGATTTTGAGCACGTATCGGTGCTTAACACCTATATGCCTTCGGGCACCAGCGGGCCAGCGCGGCAGGCGTTCAAGGTGGCGTGGCTGCACTGGTTTCGGGCCTACGTGGCGGGCTTGCGACTCGATGCGGCGGTGCCGCCGCTCGTTATCGGGGGCGACTTCAACTGCTGCCAGACGGCCATTGACCTGCACAACCCCAAAGCCAACCAGCACAGCCCCGGCTACACGCCCGAGGAGCGCCAGTGGTTTGGCGACCTGCTGGCCGATGGCTACCTCGACTCGTTTCGGCACCTGCACCCCGACGCGCCGCACCACTACTCATGGTGGAGCTACCGGGCCGGCTCGCGGGCGCGCAACGTGGGCTGGCGCCTCGACCACCTGCTGCTCGACCAGGCGCTGCTGCCCCGGCTGCGCGGGGCCGGCCTCTGGCCCGACGCCGTGCACTCGGACCACTGCCCGGCGTGGCTGGAAATCGGTGCTGGATTGAGTTAG
- a CDS encoding competence protein — translation MMLRPLLADLLALFFPRPCLACREPLVAGEAHLCTRCRAELPYTGYHLLPPAHNPLPRRFWGKLPVRHTFSYLRFQRHGRVQLLLHQLKYQGQAGVGRALGQLYGAELAAAGLGPEFELIVPVPLHRRKLARRGYNQAEAFATGLAAALPCPSAPNALRRTEHTASQTRKGRAERWQNVATVFEVADPAAIIGRHILLVDDVLTTGATLEACGAALLAAGARTISIATIAATEQ, via the coding sequence CTGATGCTGCGCCCCCTCCTGGCCGACTTGCTGGCCCTGTTCTTCCCTCGCCCCTGCCTGGCCTGCCGCGAGCCGCTGGTGGCCGGCGAGGCGCACCTCTGCACGCGCTGCCGCGCCGAGCTGCCCTACACCGGCTACCACTTGCTGCCGCCCGCCCACAACCCGCTGCCCCGGCGCTTCTGGGGCAAGCTGCCCGTGCGGCACACCTTCAGCTACCTGCGCTTCCAGCGCCACGGGCGGGTGCAGCTGCTGCTGCATCAGCTTAAGTATCAGGGCCAGGCGGGGGTAGGGCGGGCGCTGGGCCAGCTCTACGGCGCCGAGCTGGCCGCCGCCGGCCTGGGTCCCGAATTTGAGCTTATCGTGCCGGTGCCGCTGCACCGCCGCAAGCTGGCCCGCCGGGGCTATAACCAGGCCGAGGCCTTTGCCACCGGCCTAGCGGCCGCCCTACCCTGCCCCAGCGCTCCAAACGCGTTGCGTCGCACCGAACACACTGCCTCCCAAACGCGCAAGGGCCGCGCCGAGCGCTGGCAAAACGTGGCCACGGTATTTGAGGTGGCCGACCCGGCCGCCATAATTGGCCGCCACATCCTGCTGGTCGATGACGTGCTGACCACCGGCGCTACCCTTGAAGCCTGCGGCGCGGCCCTGCTCGCCGCCGGAGCCCGCACCATAAGCATTGCCACCATCGCGGCCACTGAACAATAA
- a CDS encoding naringenin-chalcone synthase produces the protein MPSYLGAIGTATPSHRLAQPTIAGFMAEALELDANGTRKLRALYRVSGIGHRHSVLADYGRDNGDYEFFPNTPGLEPFPSVGQRMAAYRREALPLALAAVRDSLGQAPGIEAASLTHLITVSCTGMYAPGLDIELVAALALPPSVRRTCVNFMGCYAAVNALRLANDICLANPAARVLVVSVELCTLHFQKSHDPDHLISNALFSDGAAACLVLGQPLPGAVPCLALEAFHCGLAPEGVQDMAWHIGDFGFEMTLSGYVPALIERGIGQLTADLLKDLPVRREDIRHFALHPGGRKILEAIEKALGLSRDDNRYAYQVLRDYGNMSSATVLFVLRELLAATTPADNGAPVLSCAFGPGLTMEAMLLKICA, from the coding sequence ATGCCCAGTTACCTGGGTGCCATTGGCACCGCTACCCCCTCGCATCGACTTGCTCAGCCCACCATTGCCGGCTTCATGGCGGAGGCCCTGGAGCTGGACGCGAACGGGACGCGCAAGCTGCGGGCGCTCTACCGGGTTTCGGGCATCGGGCACCGCCACTCGGTGCTGGCCGATTACGGCCGCGACAACGGCGACTACGAGTTTTTCCCGAACACGCCGGGCCTGGAGCCTTTCCCGAGCGTGGGCCAGCGTATGGCCGCCTACCGGCGCGAAGCCCTACCTTTAGCCCTGGCGGCGGTGCGCGACTCGCTAGGTCAGGCTCCTGGCATTGAGGCTGCTAGCCTTACCCATCTCATCACGGTGAGCTGCACGGGCATGTACGCGCCGGGGCTCGATATTGAGCTGGTGGCGGCCCTGGCCCTACCCCCCTCGGTGCGGCGCACGTGCGTCAACTTCATGGGCTGCTATGCGGCGGTGAATGCGCTGCGCCTGGCCAACGATATTTGCCTGGCCAACCCCGCCGCGCGGGTGCTGGTGGTGAGCGTGGAACTGTGTACGCTGCACTTTCAGAAAAGCCACGACCCCGACCACCTGATAAGCAACGCGCTGTTTAGCGACGGGGCGGCGGCCTGCCTGGTGCTGGGGCAGCCGCTGCCCGGCGCTGTCCCCTGCCTGGCGCTCGAAGCCTTTCACTGCGGCCTGGCACCCGAGGGCGTGCAGGATATGGCTTGGCACATCGGCGACTTTGGCTTCGAGATGACGCTTTCGGGCTACGTGCCGGCCCTGATTGAGCGCGGCATCGGGCAGCTCACGGCCGACTTGCTCAAGGACTTGCCGGTGCGGCGCGAGGACATCCGGCACTTTGCGCTGCACCCCGGCGGGCGCAAAATACTGGAAGCCATTGAGAAAGCGCTGGGCCTGAGCCGCGACGACAACCGCTACGCCTACCAGGTACTGCGCGACTACGGCAATATGTCGTCGGCCACGGTACTCTTCGTGCTGCGCGAGCTGCTGGCCGCCACTACCCCCGCCGACAACGGCGCGCCGGTGCTCAGCTGCGCCTTCGGACCAGGCCTCACGATGGAGGCCATGCTGCTGAAAATCTGCGCGTAG
- a CDS encoding FAD-dependent oxidoreductase, translating to MLPDNHFLTPPSARVLVLGGGLAGLAAALDLAGRGHRVVVVERRHYPFHRVCGEYVSNEVLPYLRRLGADPAALAPAAIRRFGLSSPAGRTLASPLDMGGFGVSRYQLDEFLYQKALHKGVEFIFATVADVAFEEAADQHCVTLADGRQLLAPLVLGTYGKRSALDRQLARPFFGQRSPYLGVKHHLRLPGFARDVIELHNFRDGYAGISAIEDDKLCFCYLTTRANLKAAGGSIAALESTVLARNPLLADIMNNSERLYTQPEVINEISFAPKQPVEQHLLMVGDAAGLITPLCGNGMAMAIHGAALAAPLADRFLRGELPRPALEAAYARAWQRQFGARLRVGRAVQRLFGEPVLSELVVGGLRHWPAAVRTLMRQTHGAEFD from the coding sequence ATTTTACCCGATAATCATTTTCTTACCCCCCCAAGCGCCCGCGTTTTAGTGCTGGGCGGCGGACTGGCGGGGCTGGCGGCGGCCCTCGACCTGGCCGGGCGCGGGCACCGAGTAGTGGTGGTGGAGCGGCGGCACTACCCCTTCCACCGCGTTTGCGGCGAGTATGTGAGCAACGAGGTGCTGCCCTACCTGCGCCGGCTGGGGGCCGACCCGGCGGCGCTGGCCCCGGCGGCCATCCGGCGGTTCGGGCTGTCGTCGCCGGCCGGGCGCACGCTGGCCAGCCCGCTGGATATGGGCGGTTTTGGGGTGAGCCGCTACCAGCTCGACGAGTTTTTGTACCAAAAAGCGCTGCATAAAGGCGTCGAATTTATTTTTGCGACCGTGGCCGATGTGGCTTTTGAGGAAGCCGCCGACCAGCATTGCGTAACCCTGGCCGACGGCCGCCAGCTGCTGGCCCCGCTGGTGCTGGGTACCTACGGCAAGCGCAGCGCCCTGGACCGGCAGCTGGCGCGGCCATTTTTCGGCCAGCGCTCGCCCTACCTCGGCGTGAAGCACCACCTGCGCCTGCCCGGCTTTGCGCGCGATGTGATTGAGCTGCACAACTTTCGGGATGGCTACGCGGGCATTTCGGCCATTGAAGACGATAAGCTGTGCTTTTGCTACCTCACCACGCGCGCCAACCTGAAGGCCGCGGGCGGCAGCATTGCCGCGCTGGAGAGCACGGTGCTGGCCCGCAACCCTTTGCTGGCCGATATTATGAATAATAGCGAACGCCTATACACCCAGCCCGAGGTTATTAACGAGATTTCCTTTGCCCCCAAACAGCCCGTGGAGCAGCACCTGCTGATGGTGGGCGACGCGGCCGGGCTCATCACGCCGCTGTGTGGCAATGGCATGGCGATGGCCATTCATGGCGCGGCGCTGGCTGCCCCGCTGGCCGACCGCTTTCTACGCGGCGAGCTGCCGCGGCCGGCCCTGGAAGCGGCCTACGCGCGTGCCTGGCAGCGGCAGTTTGGGGCGAGGCTGCGGGTGGGGCGGGCCGTGCAGCGGCTCTTTGGCGAGCCGGTGCTGAGCGAGCTGGTGGTAGGCGGCCTGCGCCACTGGCCGGCCGCCGTGCGCACGCTGATGCGGCAGACGCACGGCGCGGAGTTTGATTAA
- a CDS encoding transposase, translating to MRRSSFSPTQLRELVLPLLSDSPEAFLFVDDSVQDKRYSRFIEVAKRQYSGAAHGLVTGICLVNLVHSSGEAGDFLPLDYRVYAPQQDALSKNEHFQAMFAHVVAEDKIQARTLLFDAWYSGSENLKRIHRAGWTFFTTLKSNRLVSANKETGYQALDAVDPPPGGWSTGLEVRLKQVPFAVRLFKLVAANGDIEWVVTNNFAFTLTQQLVEVTTRTRWQVEEFHRSFKQLTGAEKCQCRRAQAQRNHLACCYLAWVSLRQFARQTAQTLYQAHQQQWAPYLRQLLAKPLIPALIPTSA from the coding sequence TTGCGCCGCAGCTCGTTCTCACCCACGCAGTTGCGGGAGTTGGTGCTACCCTTGTTGAGTGACTCGCCCGAGGCCTTTTTGTTCGTCGACGACAGTGTGCAGGACAAGCGCTACAGCCGTTTTATCGAGGTGGCCAAGCGCCAGTACTCCGGCGCCGCCCACGGCTTGGTGACCGGCATCTGCTTGGTCAACCTGGTGCACAGCAGTGGGGAGGCCGGTGATTTTCTGCCCCTGGACTACCGCGTGTACGCCCCGCAGCAGGATGCGCTGAGCAAGAACGAGCATTTCCAGGCCATGTTCGCCCACGTGGTGGCCGAAGACAAAATCCAGGCCCGCACCCTCTTGTTCGATGCCTGGTACAGCGGCAGCGAGAACCTGAAGCGCATTCACCGCGCCGGTTGGACGTTTTTCACGACCCTGAAAAGCAACCGGTTGGTGAGTGCGAACAAGGAGACGGGCTATCAAGCCCTGGACGCAGTGGACCCGCCGCCGGGCGGGTGGAGCACGGGGTTGGAAGTGCGCTTAAAGCAGGTGCCGTTTGCGGTGCGTTTGTTCAAGCTGGTCGCCGCCAACGGCGACATTGAATGGGTCGTGACCAATAACTTCGCCTTCACCCTGACCCAGCAACTCGTCGAAGTCACGACCCGCACGCGCTGGCAGGTGGAAGAGTTTCACCGCAGCTTCAAGCAGCTCACCGGGGCTGAAAAATGCCAGTGCCGCCGTGCCCAGGCCCAGCGCAACCACTTGGCTTGTTGCTACCTGGCCTGGGTGTCCTTGCGCCAGTTTGCCCGCCAAACCGCCCAAACCCTGTACCAAGCCCATCAGCAGCAGTGGGCTCCTTATCTGCGCCAGTTGCTAGCCAAACCCCTCATTCCAGCGCTAATACCGACGAGTGCGTAA
- a CDS encoding SAM-dependent methyltransferase, which yields MNLSARATTPELMDDLSLATDELRQNLDELETINTWLGGYRPVLAALARLRPRFPAGRPLRLADLGSGGGDTLRHVARWARRQGVGAELVGIDANAFMLDYARAKSQLYPEISYEQLDIFSPEFAAQPYDVLTASLFCHHFTDAELVDLLRRWHRQAGVAVVINDLHRHPLAYHSIKYLTKLFGGSRLVQNDAPLSVARAFSRQDWRRLLAKAGITRYALRWRWAFRWQVIVFAEGY from the coding sequence ATGAACCTGAGCGCCCGCGCCACTACCCCCGAGCTGATGGACGACCTGTCGCTCGCCACCGACGAGCTGCGGCAAAACCTCGATGAGCTGGAAACCATTAATACCTGGCTTGGCGGCTACCGGCCGGTGCTGGCCGCCCTGGCCCGGCTGCGCCCGCGCTTCCCGGCCGGCCGGCCCCTGCGCCTGGCCGACCTCGGCAGCGGCGGCGGCGACACCCTGCGCCACGTGGCGCGTTGGGCCCGGCGACAGGGGGTAGGGGCCGAACTGGTGGGCATCGACGCCAACGCCTTCATGCTCGATTATGCCCGCGCCAAAAGCCAGCTCTACCCCGAAATCAGCTACGAGCAGCTCGATATCTTCAGCCCCGAGTTTGCGGCCCAGCCCTACGATGTGCTTACGGCCAGCCTCTTCTGCCACCACTTCACTGATGCCGAGCTGGTGGACCTGCTACGCCGCTGGCACCGGCAGGCAGGCGTGGCCGTCGTCATCAACGACCTGCACCGCCACCCGCTGGCCTACCACAGTATCAAGTACCTGACGAAGCTATTCGGCGGCTCGCGCCTGGTGCAAAACGACGCGCCGCTCTCCGTCGCCCGCGCCTTTTCGCGCCAAGACTGGCGGCGGCTGCTGGCGAAGGCCGGCATCACGCGCTACGCGCTGCGCTGGCGCTGGGCGTTTCGGTGGCAGGTGATTGTTTTTGCGGAGGGATATTGA
- a CDS encoding alanine dehydrogenase produces the protein MPLPSLLGLLREGRTPPDRRVALTPKKCVELQDAYPGLRVRVQPSPTRAFSDQEYRDLGIEVNEEMAACDVLLGVKEVPAEWLLAGKTYLFFSHTIKQQPANKRLLQSVLQKNITLIDYELLTNAAGQRVVAFGHWAGIVGAYNGLLTYGRKHGLFTLKPAWQCVDMEDMEEEFFKVKRLPPIKIAITGTGRVAQGAQEVLGRMGIRRVSVYDYLYLDFSEPVYTQLCSSDYNRRRDGRVWDTANFHHEPAAYESTFGKYLPVTDLLIACAYWHPAAPRLFTENDTQRVDFKVDTIADVTCDVNGSVPLTQRSTTIEEPAFDYDPATGALQAAYSQPKTITVMAVDNLPCELPRNASRDFSRQLLDQVLPPLVAGDPAGVLARATIAAGGQLRPRFAYLADYVA, from the coding sequence ATGCCCCTACCCTCCCTCCTCGGCCTGCTACGCGAAGGCCGCACCCCGCCCGACCGCCGCGTGGCCCTCACCCCCAAAAAATGCGTGGAGCTGCAAGATGCCTATCCCGGCCTGCGCGTGCGGGTGCAGCCCAGCCCCACCCGTGCCTTCAGCGACCAGGAATACCGCGACCTGGGCATTGAAGTAAATGAGGAAATGGCCGCCTGCGATGTGCTGCTCGGCGTGAAGGAAGTGCCCGCGGAGTGGCTGCTGGCGGGCAAAACGTATCTGTTTTTCTCGCATACCATCAAGCAGCAGCCTGCTAATAAGAGGTTGCTGCAAAGTGTTTTACAAAAAAATATCACGCTCATCGATTACGAGCTGCTGACCAACGCGGCCGGCCAGCGCGTGGTGGCTTTCGGGCACTGGGCGGGCATCGTGGGCGCTTATAATGGCCTGCTCACCTACGGCCGCAAGCACGGGCTTTTTACCCTGAAACCAGCCTGGCAGTGCGTCGATATGGAGGACATGGAGGAGGAGTTTTTCAAGGTGAAGCGCCTACCCCCCATCAAAATTGCTATCACTGGCACCGGCCGCGTGGCGCAGGGCGCGCAGGAAGTGCTGGGCCGCATGGGCATCCGGCGGGTGAGCGTGTACGACTACCTCTACCTCGATTTCAGCGAGCCGGTATATACTCAACTATGCAGCTCGGACTACAACCGCCGCCGCGACGGCCGGGTGTGGGACACGGCCAACTTCCACCACGAGCCGGCGGCCTACGAATCGACCTTCGGCAAGTACCTGCCCGTAACCGACCTGCTCATTGCCTGCGCCTACTGGCACCCGGCCGCGCCGCGCCTATTCACGGAAAACGACACGCAGCGCGTTGATTTCAAAGTAGATACCATTGCCGACGTGACCTGCGACGTGAACGGCTCCGTTCCGCTCACCCAGCGCAGCACCACCATCGAGGAGCCGGCTTTTGACTACGACCCCGCCACCGGCGCGCTGCAAGCGGCCTATTCGCAACCCAAAACCATCACCGTGATGGCCGTGGACAACCTGCCCTGCGAGCTGCCGCGCAATGCCAGCCGCGACTTCAGTCGGCAGTTGCTCGACCAGGTGCTACCCCCCCTCGTGGCCGGCGACCCGGCCGGTGTGCTGGCGCGGGCTACCATCGCGGCGGGCGGACAGCTGCGGCCCCGGTTTGCCTACCTCGCCGACTACGTGGCATGA